From the genome of Paraburkholderia sp. BL10I2N1:
AATCCCGCTCTGGGCTGATGCCCGCATCGAGCAACGGCAGATTCCGTAGAGCACCCGCCGTTCGAATGGCGTCGCGGTGCGCTGGTCGAACGGCAGTAATTGGCCAACGTCGCTCCTATTGTAAATACAGGTATGCTTTAAACGACCGGCCGCTCTGGCGTTAGTGGTCGTCGTAGCACGACTCGCCAAGAGCCGAATGAGGAAGATTTGGCTCAAGCAAGGCGCGTGATAACCAAGAAAAGGGCGGCAGATCTCGCGAAGGGCGCCGACCGCGCTAGCGAGAGCAAACATCGTCGTGAGGTCCCCATCGTCCCACCCTCGGTTTTCTCACGTTTTCCGGCATGACCGCGTGGGGGTTTTCTCTGATTTGCGTGATCCATGCCACATGCGTCGCTATCCACGCCTGTGACAATCGTCCTGAATTCGCTATCGTCCCGGCGGTGTAATGCGTTATGCTGTACGGCTTTGAAGAGTATTCTTGTCGAAACCATGGACGCGATCGATAAACGAACCCCGGTTAGCTTTCGCCTGACTCTCAGGCACAAGCGCTGCCTTGAAATGGCTGCCCGGAATGACCAGCGTTCTCAGACAAACTTCGTCGAGAAGCTCATCAGCGACTACTGTGAACTGCACGGCATCAACCCAGACGCAGTAGGCGTCTCCAAAACTAGAAAGCCGAGGAAAGCTTGAGCGGCATCGACTACTCCGCCTTGACCAAAGAGCAACTCATCGAGGTGCTCAAGCGGCGCGACTCACAGGCCCACTACGGGCTGCACTGGGAGCGCCGGGCCATCGACCCAGATAAGGCGCTGAACCGGGACTTTGTTGGATTCGAGCTTGTTGCGGATCACTCCTGCGGCAATGGCCCGTGGGAAAATCTGGTCATCGAAGGCGACAACTACGACGCCTTGAGGCATCTGGCGACCACCCATGGAGGGCAGTTCCACCTCATTTACATTGATGTTCCGTACAACACCGGAAACAAGGATTTCGTCTATAACGACAGTTTCTTCGACTCCAGAGACCGCTACCGGCATAGCACCTGGCTCGAGTTCATCTATCAACGCTTGGCACTGGCCAGGGCTCTGCTGAGGGAAGATGGAGCCATCGTCGTCAGCATCGACGACAACGAACTGTTCAACCTTGGACTGCTTATGAACCAGGTATTCGGCGAGCGCAGCTTCGTGGCAAACTGCATCTGGCAAAAGCGCTACAGCCGTGAAAATCGAAGCGCCATCGGCGACAGCCACGAATACCTCCTGGTCTACTCCCCGAACCCCGACAAGTTCAAGCAGCGTCGTGGCCGCATTCCGTTGTCCGAAGAAAAGGCGAAGGTCTACAAGAATCCCGAAAACCCGAACGAAACCGACCCGACGAAGCGCTGGCAGTCAATCTCGATGACTGCCCAAGGTTATCGACCAAACCAGATGTACCCCATTGAAGCACCGAATGGTAAGGTCCACTATCCGCCAGAGGGGCGCTGTTGGTCAACTATCGAGTCGGAATACCTCAAGCTCAAGGCAAAAGGCAGAATAACCTTTGGCAAGGATGGAACAGGTGTTCCCCGTATGGTGCGATATCTCTCCGACGTCGAGGGACTTGTCCCGTGGACATGGTGGCCTCACGAAGAAGTAGGGCACACCGATGAAGCACGCAAGGAAATACAGGACATCTTTAGTACGCAGACGGCCTTTGACACGCCAAAGCCCACCCGGCTCATGGAGCGCGTCCTGGAAATTTGCGCGCCCGACAAAGATGCGCTCGTGCTGGATTTCTTCGCAGGCTCCGGTACGACAGCCCATGCGCTGCTGCGGATGAACAAGGCAGATGGCGGCCAAAGGCGGTTCGTGATGGTGTCCAGCCGCGAGGCGACGATCGAGAACCCGGACAAGAACCTGTGTCGCGACGTCTGCGCCGTGCGTCTGCGCAAAGTAATCGAGGGCTACACCTCGGAAAAGAGCGGCCCGGTTGAGCCGCTCGGGGGGGCGTTTGCCTACGTCAAGGCCGTTCCCGTGCCCATGCATCGCCTGGAGGAACAGCTCTCGGACGCGATGGTGTGGACCTTCGCACTTCAAGCCTGCGGGCACCCATGCAGCGTCGTGCAATCGGGGCTCTCCACGTCCCGCAAGGACAACCACCTCGTTGCATATTGCTCCAATACCAGGCCCTCAACCCTGTTTGCACTTCGCGCCGTTCTGGAACAGCACAAAGGCCCTGCCGTGGTGCTCAGTTGGGCTGTACAGGCAGTGCAGGAAACTCTTATCGGGGTCGATGCCAGCGCCAGCTATGTAGCCGTCCCGCAGGATTTGCAGCGCGCCTTCAGGCAGGGCAACGCACAGGGCCGAGAGTCTGAGTCTGCTGAAACGGAGGCCCGGGAAGAACAGTCAGTTGCTCAGCTTGAGGGAGAACCATCATGAGTCGAACCATTCCGATGCCGTTCCAGGACAGGCATGTCAATGTTATGGTCGACCGGTTCATGGTGTTAAAAGCGAGCTATGAGGCCTTGGGTCCGAGCCCTGACATGGCGGAACTCACCCGGCTTCGCCACGACGGTGCTTGCGTGCTGTTGCAGGCGCCTACCGGCATTGGCAAGACGTTGATGGCCTGCGAGTACATGGCGAAGGTCTCGCCGATGGACCGTGTACTTTGGTTCTGGTTCGCGCCTTTTACCGGCGTTCTCTCCCAGGCTAAGGGTTCCCTCAGGCGACAGGCTCCGAGCCTTGTGCAACTGGATATTGACGCCGACCGTGACGTCGGGAAGCTAACGCCTGGCGCCGTCTTCGTACTTAGCTGGCAGACGGTAGCAGCCCGATCGCGTGAATCTCGGGTGGTTCGACAGACTGGCGACGTCGGTTTGGCCGTCGATGACTTGATTGTCCAGGCACGGGACGCCGGCTTCCGCGTCGGTGTGGTCGTCGATGAGGCTCACCACGGGTTTGTTCGTGCCACGGAAGCCGCGCGCTTCTTCGCCGATGTGCTGGCACCAGACTACGTGTTGCTCATGACAGCGACACCACGAGACGCCGACGCAGCGAAGTTCGCCCAGCAGACGGGCTATCGCATCGGTGGCCCGGAGGAATGGGCTTCGGTGACTCGTGCAGAGGGCGTCGAAGCGCAGCTGCTCAAGAAGAGCGTGAAAGCCGCCCGGTTCATCGCGCAAAACCAGGACGATGCCCAGTTGCTGGCCTTCGAAGAAGTGGCGATGTCCGAGGCCGCCGCAATGCACCGGCTTATCAAGAAGTCCTTGGCTGAGGCTGGAGCTGGGCTGGTTCCCTTGATGTTGGTTCAGGTGCCCAACGGCGGTGAGATGCTTGAAAGGGCTAAGCGCTACCTAGTCAGCACACTGCGCTTCCCTGAAACCGCCGTGCGTAGTCACACTTCGGACGAACCGGATCCAAACCTGTCCGCGCTGGCAGATGACCCGCAGGTTGAGGTCATCCTTTTCAAGATGGCTATCGCAACGGGTTTCGACGCGCCTCGCGCCTTCACCCTCGCCGCGCTTCGCGGTGCACGCGACGCTAGTTTCGGTATCCAGGTGGTCGGGCGCATCATGCGAGTTCACCGGCTCCTTCAAGGCAGGATCGACGAGCTTCCGCCACTGCTGCATTATGGCTATGTATATCTCGCTAATGGTGAGGCGCAGGAAGGGTTGCTCAGCGCTGCTGCACAAATCAACCAGCTGCCCGGACAGCTAGCGGCTGCTTCGCCTGCCACTGTCGTGACTATCATGGGCGGTCAGTCGAGTGTGCAGGTTGTCAAGCCGGGAAAATCGTTCTCGCTTCTTCCAGATCGGCCGGTCTCGGATACGCCTGCGCATGCCGCCGATCCCGGGGGCTCTTCGACCTCCGGCCCTGCGGCGTCGCCCTTAGAAGAAGGAGCGCCAGCTCAATATATGGCGCCCGTTTACAGGGAGCAGGCGGCATTGTTCGACGTACTGGCCACCTCACCCGGCACCTCCCTTACCGAGGGTCACGAGACTCCTGTTGACCCGCTTCATCCCGGGTTGGTTCACGGATATGCGCAAACATCGTCCTTGGCGCAAGCCTTCCAGCTAGAAGCCCAGTCGCCCGGATTCAGCTATGGGCTTAAGCATTCAGCACCGCAGTCGTTCTTGACCGAAAAGCTTCCCGCTTTGCCTGAAGACTTCGAGCGACGCCTTGCGCAGCACATCGACTTTGCCCGTGTGCTCGGTGACCGCTTGAAAGTGCGTTCCAAGGTTAAGGAGCGCATGACTGATGTATTCACGGCAGGCGCCACGCCCGAGGACAAGGACGTCTGGGCAACAGTCTCACCAGCGGCCATAGCCCAGAGAGCCCGCCAGATTGCTTTCCAGTTCGAGGATGTCGACCGGCGTGAACTGCTCAAGGCGCTGCAGGAGCGATTCCGCGAGATTTTGCTTAACGAAGGACATAACCCGCCCGAGGATGAAGAGGAGTTGACCCAGCAACTGGAACTGGTGCTTGTTCGCAACGACAAACTCATCCGCGACGCTCACAAGCGGCTGAGGGCCGAACAAGTTGGCACAGCTACCGTACACTTGCCGGTATCGGTCTCCTCGACGGTGCCGCTGGAGCCAGCCGTCCGGAACGTCTACGGCATCTTCCCGGACGACCTGAGCCCTCAGGAGCGGCAATTTGCTGATCTGCTCGACACTTCGGAGCAAGTGCTGTGGTGGCACCGCAACCCTGTTAAAAAGCCCTTCTCGGTCGCTTTATACGGCTGGGCTGAAGGTGTTGGCTTCTTCCCAGATTTCGTCGTCGGCGTTGCCGAGCGTACTGAAGGAGGCGGGGTGGCACTGAGTGAAGTGAAAGGCCCACAGCTGCAGCAGTATGACAAGGCCAAGGCGGGGGCCCGCCACGTTACGTACGGCCGCGTTTATATGGTCGGTAAAACAGGAGCAGCCGGAAACTTCCGACTGTGGCGTCTCATCAGTGAGAGCCAGGCCCTTGTCGACGACGGACCTTTCGAGGTCCAGCGGATGCGGTACTCTTGAGAATTGGCGTCTATGATCGATCTTCCTACTCTACTACCAAGTGTATGTTAATCGACATTGATCAACTTTGCCAAACAGTCAGAACGCCAGCCGATCTCCGAAACTTGCCAGGCTACGTGGAGAAGGTTAACCCCGCGCAGGTCGGGCTCCGGCGCGTTATCTGGCCGTATGGCTTTGCATCCGAAACGCACTGTGCCTTGACGAACTGCGGCACGCTGCACAAGGCAGGGGTGATCATCGAGCTCGAAGACGGCACAGTCTCTAACATTGGGCACGTTTGTGGCGCCGACAAGGACAAGTTCTCGTCGAAGTTCACGGCGGAGATGCTCAAGTTGTCCGAGTCGCGACGTCGGGAGGCAATGCTGCCGATCCTGCTTGACCGACCAGCGCTTGAAAGAACGGAACGTGAAGTACGCGCCGCATACCACGAGGCGGAAAATTGGGTCCGCCGCATCGCCGCGTTCGCATCAGTTTGTCCAGAGGCGGACTGGGAACTTCGGCGCCGCATCAGCGGTGGCGCCAGTATGGCAGTTGTCGACGTAGTGGAACGCTCAGAATCGGAAGTCCGCGATCTCATAGCGTCTGGGTTGGCAAGCAACCGTGCTGCCGCGCGCTACAAGGAAGTTGAGAAAGGCGTTATCCGCGGCTCGGCTGCGCTATCACTCTCGGAGCGACGGATTACCTCACTCTGGCGTCGCGCAGATGCGCTGCTCGCTGCTGATCCGCAAGCCGTCGACATCGCAGGGCTCCAGAAACTATTCAACGAATCAGTCCATTTGCCAGAAGATGCACGACGCGTCCTCGAAGAGTGCGAGGCAGCACGGGTGTTCTTTACTCCGGCCAACTTCGCCTTGATGGCGATGCTACCGATGTCACCAGCGGCCAGGGGCGTCCTGAATGCCCTTACGATAGACAAACTCGATAACTCTGTAGTGCAGCTGCCCGCGCGTCAGGACCTTCCGAATTCAGCAGGAGATCGGCCGCTTAACAAGAGGGAGCGCGATCTTCAGCGAAAGATGGCGGCGATCCAGCGCGCGGCGCAACGGGTCATCAAACGATAGCGCAGCAGGTTCCGTTTCTGAGCAAGCACAGACAACATCAACGCATCGATTTCCTAACGATGTGCTACAGCGAAGCAACATCCACACCGTTGCGTGCGCACCCGGTGAAGTCTCGTCGGAGCGATGGGAACCGCCTGCTACGCACTCAATTTCCGCGGAGATCCTGACTAATGCGCATCACTTCAACGGGGTCCGTTCGCCCGAGTCCACGGGATGGACGAGCGAAAGACGCGGTGTTCGCGCTGAACGCATTGGCCGAGCTTGTGCATGTTTCGGAGGTTGCACGCGGTAAAGCATGTGAGTGCTGTTGCGTTGCCTGCGGTTCACGTGTGATTGCCAAGAAGGGAAATCAAACCGCTTGGCACTTTGCGCATCTATCTAAAGCGGATTGTCGGCACGCGGCCGAGACGGCACTGCATAAGGCCGTCAAACAAGTCATCCTCGAAGGAGACTTGATCCGCCTTCCTGATCTGATTGTCGAGGCGCGGGCGAGCGTTGGCACCCATGTTGGTCACGCAAAACGTTGTTTGGAGGGGCGCGCGGTCCAATATGTTGCGCCGCAACTCGAGGTCCGTTTGAGCGAAATCGTCGCCGACGCTGTCGTCACAACGCACGACCGACAGTTAATTATTGAAGTCGCAGTTGAGCATCCGGTGGCCGACGCGAAGCTCCGGAAACTTGCTTGCATGCAGACGCCGGCGATCGAACTTGAAGCATGGAGGTTGGACCGCACGGTGGATTGGAACAAAATCCGATCCTTTGTCAGCGAGTCGAAGGACGAAAGTGGCTGTTCAACCCGCGCGCCGGTCAGCTGATGATGGAGGCGCAGGCTGAAGCTCGAGCCCAAGCCCAAGCCCAAGCTCTGGCTGACGCACATGCCAAAGCTGTCGCACGCTACGATATGCAACGATTCCAGACGGCGGCTGGGAACTCCGGCCGTCGCGCGGGCGATCCGGTGCTGACGGGCGATTGGCAAACTGATGCCACGGCAAAGTTAAAACGGCTATGGCATACGTATCGAGTTGACCGGCTCCTCACCGTAACTCCCTCCTTGGCAGCAGCCGATATGATATTGCGCTGGGAAGAGAAGGATGCGCATGAGGGGGATGTGCAATCTCACTTCGAGGGTCTACTTGCCGTGCTGGCGAGCACCGCACACATTACATATCGGGATGAGAACGGCGCTGTCGCTGAATTCTCTGTCAATGACTAGCTCGGGCCGGAGCCGGCTGTCGGTGTCGAAGAATATGACAACCAAAGTCGAGGGACCAGTGAACGACGAAAACGTGCTTGCGTCGGCGCGACGCACAAAACGAACGTATGTGCGTTTTTCGTTTCCCCGGGGAAACGACATCGGTATAGATCAAGGGGTGCAAGTCCCCTACGGTTTGTCGCGAAGCGCTGACGGGGGCGCTCTTTCCTGAACCTGCCTGCTGACGAGATGCTCGCGGAACCCGCACCCAAGCCCCCCAAGCGCAGTGCCGGCGATGCCACAGGCGATGCACAGCCGTCGTTGATTGGCTAACGGCAGCTGCCGACGAGTTCCGCGCAAAGCACCCTGAACCCACGACCCACGCCCCGCGCATCGTCGACAAATGCAGCGGGCTCCCATCGTCTTCCGAATTTTCCGACTTCCGGCACGGCGTCCCATGGTCCCGGTTATGAACGAACCCCAGGGGCTGCGGGCCTGCTATATCGGGCGTTCCTGACCTTTTGCCAGTCGGGCGACCGGCCGCGCTGGTACGTTGACTTAAGGCGCTTGGCCACCATACCCTCCAGACCGAGGGCCTGCACCTGTTCGAACACCCAGTGTCCGGCGGCGACAATGCCGGACAGATAGACGAGCGTGCCCGTGTCTCCGAAGGCGTCGCGAAGCAGGCGCTTGCGCGCATCAAGCGGAAGGCCTCTCAGATCGCGATCGCCAGTTGCCAGCATGTCAAAAACGTAAAGCCGCGCGGGATGGGCAGTAACAGCTGCGCGCACGTTTGAAGGACGCGATGTTTTGGCGCGGGTCTGCAAACGATGGAATGAGGGACGGCCGTCCGGGTTGTCGACCGTCAGCTCGGCGTCCCAGATGAAATCCCCGGGCACCTGCGAGACAGCCCCGACAATATCCGGGAAAGACAGGTTAAGCGGGTTGCCCGGACGGGATATCAGCTCGACCTGGTCTCGGGTCTTGCGCACGAGAGTCCTGAAACCATCGAGCTTCAATTCGTAAATCCATTCTTCGTCCGAGAACGGCGCGCGACGCGGCGTCGCCAGCATCAGGTCGCCTGCCTCGATGGGCCGTCGCAGCAGTACGCCGGGCCCACTCGCGGGCGCGGCGTTCCCGGCAGTCCGGTTCGTTGCCTTGGTGGCCCGTGGCATGGCAGATCCGGCAGCAGACGTGGTAGCGCTTCAAGGCGTACCGCGTGGCCGCCAGGCGCTGATATAGGCGCATCTGGCCCACGCAAACGCGGAGTGGCCGGCGATGTCTTCGCTCAGGCCCGAGTACGCG
Proteins encoded in this window:
- a CDS encoding competence protein CoiA family protein; protein product: MFALNALAELVHVSEVARGKACECCCVACGSRVIAKKGNQTAWHFAHLSKADCRHAAETALHKAVKQVILEGDLIRLPDLIVEARASVGTHVGHAKRCLEGRAVQYVAPQLEVRLSEIVADAVVTTHDRQLIIEVAVEHPVADAKLRKLACMQTPAIELEAWRLDRTVDWNKIRSFVSESKDESGCSTRAPVS
- a CDS encoding DEAD/DEAH box helicase family protein is translated as MSRTIPMPFQDRHVNVMVDRFMVLKASYEALGPSPDMAELTRLRHDGACVLLQAPTGIGKTLMACEYMAKVSPMDRVLWFWFAPFTGVLSQAKGSLRRQAPSLVQLDIDADRDVGKLTPGAVFVLSWQTVAARSRESRVVRQTGDVGLAVDDLIVQARDAGFRVGVVVDEAHHGFVRATEAARFFADVLAPDYVLLMTATPRDADAAKFAQQTGYRIGGPEEWASVTRAEGVEAQLLKKSVKAARFIAQNQDDAQLLAFEEVAMSEAAAMHRLIKKSLAEAGAGLVPLMLVQVPNGGEMLERAKRYLVSTLRFPETAVRSHTSDEPDPNLSALADDPQVEVILFKMAIATGFDAPRAFTLAALRGARDASFGIQVVGRIMRVHRLLQGRIDELPPLLHYGYVYLANGEAQEGLLSAAAQINQLPGQLAAASPATVVTIMGGQSSVQVVKPGKSFSLLPDRPVSDTPAHAADPGGSSTSGPAASPLEEGAPAQYMAPVYREQAALFDVLATSPGTSLTEGHETPVDPLHPGLVHGYAQTSSLAQAFQLEAQSPGFSYGLKHSAPQSFLTEKLPALPEDFERRLAQHIDFARVLGDRLKVRSKVKERMTDVFTAGATPEDKDVWATVSPAAIAQRARQIAFQFEDVDRRELLKALQERFREILLNEGHNPPEDEEELTQQLELVLVRNDKLIRDAHKRLRAEQVGTATVHLPVSVSSTVPLEPAVRNVYGIFPDDLSPQERQFADLLDTSEQVLWWHRNPVKKPFSVALYGWAEGVGFFPDFVVGVAERTEGGGVALSEVKGPQLQQYDKAKAGARHVTYGRVYMVGKTGAAGNFRLWRLISESQALVDDGPFEVQRMRYS
- a CDS encoding DNA ligase; this translates as MLATPRRAPFSDEEWIYELKLDGFRTLVRKTRDQVELISRPGNPLNLSFPDIVGAVSQVPGDFIWDAELTVDNPDGRPSFHRLQTRAKTSRPSNVRAAVTAHPARLYVFDMLATGDRDLRGLPLDARKRLLRDAFGDTGTLVYLSGIVAAGHWVFEQVQALGLEGMVAKRLKSTYQRGRSPDWQKVRNARYSRPAAPGVRS
- a CDS encoding site-specific DNA-methyltransferase, producing MSGIDYSALTKEQLIEVLKRRDSQAHYGLHWERRAIDPDKALNRDFVGFELVADHSCGNGPWENLVIEGDNYDALRHLATTHGGQFHLIYIDVPYNTGNKDFVYNDSFFDSRDRYRHSTWLEFIYQRLALARALLREDGAIVVSIDDNELFNLGLLMNQVFGERSFVANCIWQKRYSRENRSAIGDSHEYLLVYSPNPDKFKQRRGRIPLSEEKAKVYKNPENPNETDPTKRWQSISMTAQGYRPNQMYPIEAPNGKVHYPPEGRCWSTIESEYLKLKAKGRITFGKDGTGVPRMVRYLSDVEGLVPWTWWPHEEVGHTDEARKEIQDIFSTQTAFDTPKPTRLMERVLEICAPDKDALVLDFFAGSGTTAHALLRMNKADGGQRRFVMVSSREATIENPDKNLCRDVCAVRLRKVIEGYTSEKSGPVEPLGGAFAYVKAVPVPMHRLEEQLSDAMVWTFALQACGHPCSVVQSGLSTSRKDNHLVAYCSNTRPSTLFALRAVLEQHKGPAVVLSWAVQAVQETLIGVDASASYVAVPQDLQRAFRQGNAQGRESESAETEAREEQSVAQLEGEPS